A window of Cryptomeria japonica chromosome 3, Sugi_1.0, whole genome shotgun sequence contains these coding sequences:
- the LOC131054812 gene encoding WUSCHEL-related homeobox 8-like yields MDRGKSGVRPRLILPLSVEESARRREMQLQYSRVVRRRRWRPTLHQKQILASMWASGNRNPSKAQIAAITAVLQENGGVQVQPKNVLDWFRNTKSREKCKNEQSQATNLDFPTQSKQLEDKEDKVYVEDKEEEVQRTLQLFPLHPDRGGLLWSMKKRPCPL; encoded by the exons ATGGATCGAGGGAAGTCCGGAG TGCGGCcgaggctaattcttccattgagtgTAGAGGAGAGTGCAAGGCGAAGGGAGATGCAGCTTCAATATTCAAGAGTGGTGAGAAGGAGAAGATGGAGGCCAACATTGCACCAAAAACAGATATTAGCCTCTATGTGGGCTTCTGGAAACAGAAACCCCTCTAAAGCCCAGATAGCGGCGATTACTGCTGTGTTACAGGAAAACGGAGGAGTCCAAGTCCAACCCAAAAATGTTCTAGATTGGTTTCGAAACACAAAATCTCGAGAAAAATGCAAGAATGAACAATCACAAGCCACAA atttgGATTTCCCTACACAATCAAAGCAGTTGGAAGACAAGGAAGACAAGGTTTATGTTGAG GATAAAGAAGAAGAAGTGCAGAGAACCTTACAACTATTTCCTCTGCATCCTGACAGAGGTGGTTTACTATGGTCCATGAAGAAACGCCCTTGTCCTTTGTAA